The Dunckerocampus dactyliophorus isolate RoL2022-P2 chromosome 1, RoL_Ddac_1.1, whole genome shotgun sequence genome has a segment encoding these proteins:
- the LOC129179355 gene encoding PDZ domain-containing protein 4-like isoform X1, translating into MGCNMCVVQKPEEQYRVMFQKGHVSVPCSFHADGLLKVNRKELSRLSGDPTLDIRDPLLSSILRRGARRRAGPTVPPAGMVPVTMGMADCVDSCTQTDISFQHMLTLGKSRQHPCGAPPPPNPPPSPPLPPLLEPYLLNELFLEPVYYDPADYFDITQHDVDRQDELEYEEVELYKSRQHDKLGLTVCYRTDDEEDLGIYVGEVNPNSIAAMDGRIRKGDRILQINGVDIQDREEAVAILTREDSTNVSLLLARPEIENDNQPDPDEAELEPLDNAVHLHGSHRTKNSTSVPTSPLGGVACGGHGCLMSRDSPDLLQTVLSISQELDSGVGRTDESTRYEESSEHDLLGDDHTSASNTNATNTPGSLRKFSSNRGDTVSLVYSQDLQFSTDSLLGLDCVSGGGLDQLEPSDRMMMPGLTEEDCERYKELLEIKCYYEKSCSVSLDENRNESLTQQEMALLEEELRHLEFKCRNILRAQKMQQLRERCLKAWPLEDKSARLEESRHHALSDINELPERERSDKDSTSAYNTGGESCRSTPLVNEQHHSPSTPSLEGGEPLLLSSSSRQRERANRSDRGDGVHANLNQASHSHRRGSNPGAKLSSLSRDGGARRGSDGGARRNSKANETSVRPGGRSAENSPYMSRRQNETKLPQRYLSCMQLRSPSTCEKLGGLRDGPREGTDDPQGGDVSPMSLGSTCKDVAPIPLSPRMEWKVKIRSDGSRYVAKRPVRDRLLKARAMKIREERSGMTTDDDAVSEMKMGRYWSKEERKQQLQKAREQRRRREMMMQSRLDFLREREQGGMVGQQGVVTQQQEATSILELCQRRSTKKRSRRILDNWITIQELLTHGSRSADGTKVYNPLLSVTTV; encoded by the exons AAGGGTCACGTAAGCGTGCCATGCTCTTTCCATGCTGATGGTCTCTTGAAG GTGAACAGAAAGGAGCTCTCCCGCCTGTCTGGGGATCCCACACTGGACATAAGGGACCCTCTGCTGTCCAGCATACTGAGGCGTGGAGCACGCAGACGTGCAGGACCCACGGTGCCCCCTGCTGGGATGGTACCGGTCACCATGGGGATGGCCGACTGTGTGGACAGCTGCACCCAAACAGACATCAGCTTCCAACATAtgttgactttgggcaagagccGACAGCATCCCTGTGGAGCTCCACCTCCACCTAACCCTCCACCATCGCCCCCTTTACCCCCACTCCTGGAGCCATATCTACTCAATGAACT TTTTCTAGAACCTGTGTACTACGATCCTGCTGACTACTTTGATATCACTCAGCATGACGTCGACAGGCAGGACGAGCTGGAATATGAG GAGGTTGAGCTGTACAAGTCTCGTCAGCATGATAAACTCGGACTGACGGTGTGCTACAGAACCGACGATGAGGAGGATCTCGGGATATATGTCGGCGAG GTGAACCCAAACAGTATTGCTGCTATGGATGGCCGCATCCGCAAGGGGGACAGAATACTGCag ATCAATGGAGTGGACATCCAGGACAGAGAAGAGGCGGTCGCTATCCTTACCAGAGAGGACAGCACTAATGTCTCCCTGCTCCTCGCACGACCCGAGATAGAG AATGACAACCAGCCGGACCCAGATGAAGCAGAACTGGAACCACTGGACAATGCAGTCCATCTGCATGGCAGTCACAGAACCAAAAACAGCACCTCTGTCCCGACTTCCCCCCTTGGTGGCGTTGCTTGTGGTGGCCATGGCTGCTTAATGAGCAGAGATTCGCCTGATTTGCTGCAGACGGTGCTGAGCATCAGCCAGGAGCTGGACAGTGGAGTGGGCCGCACAGACGAAAGCACGCGCTACGAGGAGTCTTCAGAACACGACCTTCTGGGAGACGACCACACCAGTGCATCCAATACCAACGCTACCAACACACCTGGAAGCCTGCGCAAGTTTTCATCCAACCGAGGCGACACAGTGTCGTTGGTGTACTCCCAGGACCTCCAATTCAGCACAGACTCTCTCTTAGGTCTGGACTGTGTCAGTGGTGGAGGGCTGGATCAGTTGGAGCCAAGCGACAGAATGATGATGCCTGGGCTGACTGAAGAAGACTGCGAGCGTTACAAAGAACTTCTGGAGATCAAGTGTTACTATGAGAAGAGCTGCAGCGTGTCACTGGACGAGAACAGGAACGAGAGCCTGACCCAGCAGGAGATGGCGCTCCTGGAGGAGGAGCTGCGCCACTTGGAGTTCAAGTGTCGAAACATCCTGAGGGCTCAGAAGATGCAGCAACTGAGGGAGCGCTGCCTCAAGGCTTGGCCGCTGGAGGACAAGAGCGCACGCTTGGAAGAGTCCCGTCACCACGCGCTGTCTGACATCAATGAGCTTCCAGAGAGGGAGCGCTCTGATAAGGACAGCACAAGTGCCTACAACACTGGAGGGGAAAGCTGCAGGAGCACCCCACTTGTCAACGAGCAGCACCATTCACCTTCCACACCCAGCCTGGAAGGAGGAGAACCTCTGCTCCTGTCAAGCTCCTcaagacagagagagagggCGAACCGAAGTGACCGAGGGGATGGGGTCCATGCAAACCTCAACCAAGCCTCCCACTCTCACAGGAGAGGATCCAACCCTGGAGCTAAACTTAGCTCCTTGTCCCGAGATGGAGGAGCTCGCAGGGGCTCGGACGGAGGGGCGAGACGTAATTCTAAAGCTAATGAGACAAGCGTGAGGCCTGGAGGACGCAGTGCGGAGAACAGTCCTTACATGTCCCGCCGTCAGAACGAAACAAAGCTTCCTCAGCGCTACCTGAGCTGCATGCAGCTGAGGTCCCCCTCGACCTGCGAGAAGCTCGGCGGACTCAGAGATGGACCCAGAGAGGGCACAGACGACCCCCAAGGAGGAGACGTCAGCCCTATGAGTTTGGGTAGCACTTGTAAAGATGTTGCCCCCATACCCTTGTCCCCTCGCATGGAGTGGAAGGTGAAGATCCGCAGTGATGGCTCACGCTACGTGGCAAAAAGACCTGTGAGGGACCGCCTCCTGAAGGCACGGGCCATGAAGATTCGAGAAGAGCGGAGCGGCATGACTACGGATGACGATGCAGTGAGCGAAATGAAAATGGGCCGCTATTGGAGCAAAGAGGAGCGCAAGCAGCAGCTACAGAAGGCCAGGGAACAACGCCGGCGCCGGGAGATGATGATGCAGAGCCGCCTCGACTTCCTCAGGGAGCGGGAACAGGGTGGCATGGTGGGGCAGCAGGGGGTGGTGACGCAGCAACAGGAAGCCACCTCTATCCTGGAGCTGTGCCAACGCAGGAGCACGAAGAAGCGCAGTCGCAGGATTCTGGACAACTGGATCACAATTCAGGAACTGCTGACCCACGGGAGCAGGTCTGCTGATGGGACCAAAGTTTACAACCCACTGCTGTCTGTCACCACAGTCTGA
- the LOC129179355 gene encoding PDZ domain-containing protein 4-like isoform X2 → MLAMKGHVSVPCSFHADGLLKVNRKELSRLSGDPTLDIRDPLLSSILRRGARRRAGPTVPPAGMVPVTMGMADCVDSCTQTDISFQHMLTLGKSRQHPCGAPPPPNPPPSPPLPPLLEPYLLNELFLEPVYYDPADYFDITQHDVDRQDELEYEEVELYKSRQHDKLGLTVCYRTDDEEDLGIYVGEVNPNSIAAMDGRIRKGDRILQINGVDIQDREEAVAILTREDSTNVSLLLARPEIENDNQPDPDEAELEPLDNAVHLHGSHRTKNSTSVPTSPLGGVACGGHGCLMSRDSPDLLQTVLSISQELDSGVGRTDESTRYEESSEHDLLGDDHTSASNTNATNTPGSLRKFSSNRGDTVSLVYSQDLQFSTDSLLGLDCVSGGGLDQLEPSDRMMMPGLTEEDCERYKELLEIKCYYEKSCSVSLDENRNESLTQQEMALLEEELRHLEFKCRNILRAQKMQQLRERCLKAWPLEDKSARLEESRHHALSDINELPERERSDKDSTSAYNTGGESCRSTPLVNEQHHSPSTPSLEGGEPLLLSSSSRQRERANRSDRGDGVHANLNQASHSHRRGSNPGAKLSSLSRDGGARRGSDGGARRNSKANETSVRPGGRSAENSPYMSRRQNETKLPQRYLSCMQLRSPSTCEKLGGLRDGPREGTDDPQGGDVSPMSLGSTCKDVAPIPLSPRMEWKVKIRSDGSRYVAKRPVRDRLLKARAMKIREERSGMTTDDDAVSEMKMGRYWSKEERKQQLQKAREQRRRREMMMQSRLDFLREREQGGMVGQQGVVTQQQEATSILELCQRRSTKKRSRRILDNWITIQELLTHGSRSADGTKVYNPLLSVTTV, encoded by the exons AAGGGTCACGTAAGCGTGCCATGCTCTTTCCATGCTGATGGTCTCTTGAAG GTGAACAGAAAGGAGCTCTCCCGCCTGTCTGGGGATCCCACACTGGACATAAGGGACCCTCTGCTGTCCAGCATACTGAGGCGTGGAGCACGCAGACGTGCAGGACCCACGGTGCCCCCTGCTGGGATGGTACCGGTCACCATGGGGATGGCCGACTGTGTGGACAGCTGCACCCAAACAGACATCAGCTTCCAACATAtgttgactttgggcaagagccGACAGCATCCCTGTGGAGCTCCACCTCCACCTAACCCTCCACCATCGCCCCCTTTACCCCCACTCCTGGAGCCATATCTACTCAATGAACT TTTTCTAGAACCTGTGTACTACGATCCTGCTGACTACTTTGATATCACTCAGCATGACGTCGACAGGCAGGACGAGCTGGAATATGAG GAGGTTGAGCTGTACAAGTCTCGTCAGCATGATAAACTCGGACTGACGGTGTGCTACAGAACCGACGATGAGGAGGATCTCGGGATATATGTCGGCGAG GTGAACCCAAACAGTATTGCTGCTATGGATGGCCGCATCCGCAAGGGGGACAGAATACTGCag ATCAATGGAGTGGACATCCAGGACAGAGAAGAGGCGGTCGCTATCCTTACCAGAGAGGACAGCACTAATGTCTCCCTGCTCCTCGCACGACCCGAGATAGAG AATGACAACCAGCCGGACCCAGATGAAGCAGAACTGGAACCACTGGACAATGCAGTCCATCTGCATGGCAGTCACAGAACCAAAAACAGCACCTCTGTCCCGACTTCCCCCCTTGGTGGCGTTGCTTGTGGTGGCCATGGCTGCTTAATGAGCAGAGATTCGCCTGATTTGCTGCAGACGGTGCTGAGCATCAGCCAGGAGCTGGACAGTGGAGTGGGCCGCACAGACGAAAGCACGCGCTACGAGGAGTCTTCAGAACACGACCTTCTGGGAGACGACCACACCAGTGCATCCAATACCAACGCTACCAACACACCTGGAAGCCTGCGCAAGTTTTCATCCAACCGAGGCGACACAGTGTCGTTGGTGTACTCCCAGGACCTCCAATTCAGCACAGACTCTCTCTTAGGTCTGGACTGTGTCAGTGGTGGAGGGCTGGATCAGTTGGAGCCAAGCGACAGAATGATGATGCCTGGGCTGACTGAAGAAGACTGCGAGCGTTACAAAGAACTTCTGGAGATCAAGTGTTACTATGAGAAGAGCTGCAGCGTGTCACTGGACGAGAACAGGAACGAGAGCCTGACCCAGCAGGAGATGGCGCTCCTGGAGGAGGAGCTGCGCCACTTGGAGTTCAAGTGTCGAAACATCCTGAGGGCTCAGAAGATGCAGCAACTGAGGGAGCGCTGCCTCAAGGCTTGGCCGCTGGAGGACAAGAGCGCACGCTTGGAAGAGTCCCGTCACCACGCGCTGTCTGACATCAATGAGCTTCCAGAGAGGGAGCGCTCTGATAAGGACAGCACAAGTGCCTACAACACTGGAGGGGAAAGCTGCAGGAGCACCCCACTTGTCAACGAGCAGCACCATTCACCTTCCACACCCAGCCTGGAAGGAGGAGAACCTCTGCTCCTGTCAAGCTCCTcaagacagagagagagggCGAACCGAAGTGACCGAGGGGATGGGGTCCATGCAAACCTCAACCAAGCCTCCCACTCTCACAGGAGAGGATCCAACCCTGGAGCTAAACTTAGCTCCTTGTCCCGAGATGGAGGAGCTCGCAGGGGCTCGGACGGAGGGGCGAGACGTAATTCTAAAGCTAATGAGACAAGCGTGAGGCCTGGAGGACGCAGTGCGGAGAACAGTCCTTACATGTCCCGCCGTCAGAACGAAACAAAGCTTCCTCAGCGCTACCTGAGCTGCATGCAGCTGAGGTCCCCCTCGACCTGCGAGAAGCTCGGCGGACTCAGAGATGGACCCAGAGAGGGCACAGACGACCCCCAAGGAGGAGACGTCAGCCCTATGAGTTTGGGTAGCACTTGTAAAGATGTTGCCCCCATACCCTTGTCCCCTCGCATGGAGTGGAAGGTGAAGATCCGCAGTGATGGCTCACGCTACGTGGCAAAAAGACCTGTGAGGGACCGCCTCCTGAAGGCACGGGCCATGAAGATTCGAGAAGAGCGGAGCGGCATGACTACGGATGACGATGCAGTGAGCGAAATGAAAATGGGCCGCTATTGGAGCAAAGAGGAGCGCAAGCAGCAGCTACAGAAGGCCAGGGAACAACGCCGGCGCCGGGAGATGATGATGCAGAGCCGCCTCGACTTCCTCAGGGAGCGGGAACAGGGTGGCATGGTGGGGCAGCAGGGGGTGGTGACGCAGCAACAGGAAGCCACCTCTATCCTGGAGCTGTGCCAACGCAGGAGCACGAAGAAGCGCAGTCGCAGGATTCTGGACAACTGGATCACAATTCAGGAACTGCTGACCCACGGGAGCAGGTCTGCTGATGGGACCAAAGTTTACAACCCACTGCTGTCTGTCACCACAGTCTGA
- the LOC129179355 gene encoding PDZ domain-containing protein 4-like isoform X3, which translates to MGCNMCVVQKPEEQYRVMFQVNRKELSRLSGDPTLDIRDPLLSSILRRGARRRAGPTVPPAGMVPVTMGMADCVDSCTQTDISFQHMLTLGKSRQHPCGAPPPPNPPPSPPLPPLLEPYLLNELFLEPVYYDPADYFDITQHDVDRQDELEYEEVELYKSRQHDKLGLTVCYRTDDEEDLGIYVGEVNPNSIAAMDGRIRKGDRILQINGVDIQDREEAVAILTREDSTNVSLLLARPEIENDNQPDPDEAELEPLDNAVHLHGSHRTKNSTSVPTSPLGGVACGGHGCLMSRDSPDLLQTVLSISQELDSGVGRTDESTRYEESSEHDLLGDDHTSASNTNATNTPGSLRKFSSNRGDTVSLVYSQDLQFSTDSLLGLDCVSGGGLDQLEPSDRMMMPGLTEEDCERYKELLEIKCYYEKSCSVSLDENRNESLTQQEMALLEEELRHLEFKCRNILRAQKMQQLRERCLKAWPLEDKSARLEESRHHALSDINELPERERSDKDSTSAYNTGGESCRSTPLVNEQHHSPSTPSLEGGEPLLLSSSSRQRERANRSDRGDGVHANLNQASHSHRRGSNPGAKLSSLSRDGGARRGSDGGARRNSKANETSVRPGGRSAENSPYMSRRQNETKLPQRYLSCMQLRSPSTCEKLGGLRDGPREGTDDPQGGDVSPMSLGSTCKDVAPIPLSPRMEWKVKIRSDGSRYVAKRPVRDRLLKARAMKIREERSGMTTDDDAVSEMKMGRYWSKEERKQQLQKAREQRRRREMMMQSRLDFLREREQGGMVGQQGVVTQQQEATSILELCQRRSTKKRSRRILDNWITIQELLTHGSRSADGTKVYNPLLSVTTV; encoded by the exons GTGAACAGAAAGGAGCTCTCCCGCCTGTCTGGGGATCCCACACTGGACATAAGGGACCCTCTGCTGTCCAGCATACTGAGGCGTGGAGCACGCAGACGTGCAGGACCCACGGTGCCCCCTGCTGGGATGGTACCGGTCACCATGGGGATGGCCGACTGTGTGGACAGCTGCACCCAAACAGACATCAGCTTCCAACATAtgttgactttgggcaagagccGACAGCATCCCTGTGGAGCTCCACCTCCACCTAACCCTCCACCATCGCCCCCTTTACCCCCACTCCTGGAGCCATATCTACTCAATGAACT TTTTCTAGAACCTGTGTACTACGATCCTGCTGACTACTTTGATATCACTCAGCATGACGTCGACAGGCAGGACGAGCTGGAATATGAG GAGGTTGAGCTGTACAAGTCTCGTCAGCATGATAAACTCGGACTGACGGTGTGCTACAGAACCGACGATGAGGAGGATCTCGGGATATATGTCGGCGAG GTGAACCCAAACAGTATTGCTGCTATGGATGGCCGCATCCGCAAGGGGGACAGAATACTGCag ATCAATGGAGTGGACATCCAGGACAGAGAAGAGGCGGTCGCTATCCTTACCAGAGAGGACAGCACTAATGTCTCCCTGCTCCTCGCACGACCCGAGATAGAG AATGACAACCAGCCGGACCCAGATGAAGCAGAACTGGAACCACTGGACAATGCAGTCCATCTGCATGGCAGTCACAGAACCAAAAACAGCACCTCTGTCCCGACTTCCCCCCTTGGTGGCGTTGCTTGTGGTGGCCATGGCTGCTTAATGAGCAGAGATTCGCCTGATTTGCTGCAGACGGTGCTGAGCATCAGCCAGGAGCTGGACAGTGGAGTGGGCCGCACAGACGAAAGCACGCGCTACGAGGAGTCTTCAGAACACGACCTTCTGGGAGACGACCACACCAGTGCATCCAATACCAACGCTACCAACACACCTGGAAGCCTGCGCAAGTTTTCATCCAACCGAGGCGACACAGTGTCGTTGGTGTACTCCCAGGACCTCCAATTCAGCACAGACTCTCTCTTAGGTCTGGACTGTGTCAGTGGTGGAGGGCTGGATCAGTTGGAGCCAAGCGACAGAATGATGATGCCTGGGCTGACTGAAGAAGACTGCGAGCGTTACAAAGAACTTCTGGAGATCAAGTGTTACTATGAGAAGAGCTGCAGCGTGTCACTGGACGAGAACAGGAACGAGAGCCTGACCCAGCAGGAGATGGCGCTCCTGGAGGAGGAGCTGCGCCACTTGGAGTTCAAGTGTCGAAACATCCTGAGGGCTCAGAAGATGCAGCAACTGAGGGAGCGCTGCCTCAAGGCTTGGCCGCTGGAGGACAAGAGCGCACGCTTGGAAGAGTCCCGTCACCACGCGCTGTCTGACATCAATGAGCTTCCAGAGAGGGAGCGCTCTGATAAGGACAGCACAAGTGCCTACAACACTGGAGGGGAAAGCTGCAGGAGCACCCCACTTGTCAACGAGCAGCACCATTCACCTTCCACACCCAGCCTGGAAGGAGGAGAACCTCTGCTCCTGTCAAGCTCCTcaagacagagagagagggCGAACCGAAGTGACCGAGGGGATGGGGTCCATGCAAACCTCAACCAAGCCTCCCACTCTCACAGGAGAGGATCCAACCCTGGAGCTAAACTTAGCTCCTTGTCCCGAGATGGAGGAGCTCGCAGGGGCTCGGACGGAGGGGCGAGACGTAATTCTAAAGCTAATGAGACAAGCGTGAGGCCTGGAGGACGCAGTGCGGAGAACAGTCCTTACATGTCCCGCCGTCAGAACGAAACAAAGCTTCCTCAGCGCTACCTGAGCTGCATGCAGCTGAGGTCCCCCTCGACCTGCGAGAAGCTCGGCGGACTCAGAGATGGACCCAGAGAGGGCACAGACGACCCCCAAGGAGGAGACGTCAGCCCTATGAGTTTGGGTAGCACTTGTAAAGATGTTGCCCCCATACCCTTGTCCCCTCGCATGGAGTGGAAGGTGAAGATCCGCAGTGATGGCTCACGCTACGTGGCAAAAAGACCTGTGAGGGACCGCCTCCTGAAGGCACGGGCCATGAAGATTCGAGAAGAGCGGAGCGGCATGACTACGGATGACGATGCAGTGAGCGAAATGAAAATGGGCCGCTATTGGAGCAAAGAGGAGCGCAAGCAGCAGCTACAGAAGGCCAGGGAACAACGCCGGCGCCGGGAGATGATGATGCAGAGCCGCCTCGACTTCCTCAGGGAGCGGGAACAGGGTGGCATGGTGGGGCAGCAGGGGGTGGTGACGCAGCAACAGGAAGCCACCTCTATCCTGGAGCTGTGCCAACGCAGGAGCACGAAGAAGCGCAGTCGCAGGATTCTGGACAACTGGATCACAATTCAGGAACTGCTGACCCACGGGAGCAGGTCTGCTGATGGGACCAAAGTTTACAACCCACTGCTGTCTGTCACCACAGTCTGA